In the genome of Gemmatimonadaceae bacterium, one region contains:
- the rpe gene encoding ribulose-phosphate 3-epimerase has protein sequence MSVRIAPSILSADFAHLADEIERVAQGGADWIHIDVMDGRFVPNLTYGAKVIETVRRITDLPLDVHLMVVEPERYFDDFAAAGASSLTLHAEVAPHLNRQINRIKELGCLAGVAVNPSTTLEMVRESAADLDLLLVMTVNPGFGGQSFIASMVDKVRRARLMLDDSRSGAVLEVDGGISRDTVREVWRAGADTFVAGHAVFAAADPAAEIAALRERCREHV, from the coding sequence ATGAGCGTCCGCATCGCGCCGTCCATTCTGTCAGCCGACTTCGCGCACCTGGCCGACGAGATCGAGCGCGTCGCCCAGGGCGGCGCCGACTGGATCCACATCGATGTCATGGACGGCCGCTTCGTGCCCAACCTGACGTACGGCGCCAAAGTCATCGAAACGGTTCGCCGGATCACCGACCTCCCGCTCGACGTCCACCTGATGGTCGTCGAGCCCGAGCGCTACTTCGACGATTTCGCCGCCGCCGGCGCCAGCTCCCTCACGCTCCACGCCGAGGTCGCCCCGCACCTCAATAGACAGATCAACCGAATCAAAGAGCTCGGCTGTCTGGCGGGCGTCGCCGTCAATCCGTCCACAACGCTCGAGATGGTGCGGGAATCGGCGGCCGACCTGGATCTCCTGCTCGTCATGACGGTAAATCCAGGATTCGGCGGACAGTCGTTCATTGCCTCCATGGTGGACAAGGTGCGGCGAGCGCGATTGATGCTGGATGATTCGAGGAGCGGCGCCGTGCTGGAAGTGGATGGCGGGATCAGCCGCGACACCGTGCGCGAGGTGTGGCGCGCCGGAGCAGATACGTTCGTTGCCGGGCACGCCGTGTTCGCCGCGGCGGATCCGGCAGCTGAAATCGCGGCGCTGAGAGAGCGCTGCCGGGAGCATGTATGA
- a CDS encoding TlpA disulfide reductase family protein — protein MTVRQQWSLVGGVLVVIAAALFGATHLFGEGAVVAGSRAPDFHAVTLDPTPKTVSLDQYRGQVVLLNIWATYCVPCRVEMPSIEDLQQTMASRGLHIVAVSIDDPTKTQAIRDFVHHYGLTFQVLHDPKGTIAETYQTTGVPETFVIGRDGVIRKKIIGATLWNTAANRALVSALLDEPAHAE, from the coding sequence ATGACCGTACGTCAACAATGGAGTCTGGTCGGCGGGGTTCTCGTCGTGATCGCGGCCGCGCTCTTCGGCGCCACGCATCTGTTCGGCGAAGGGGCCGTCGTGGCGGGCTCGCGCGCTCCGGATTTCCACGCTGTGACGCTCGACCCCACACCGAAGACGGTGTCGTTAGACCAGTACCGCGGACAGGTGGTGCTGCTCAACATCTGGGCGACGTACTGCGTGCCGTGCCGCGTCGAGATGCCGAGCATCGAGGATCTGCAGCAGACGATGGCCTCGCGCGGGCTGCACATCGTGGCGGTGAGCATCGATGACCCGACCAAGACGCAGGCGATCCGCGATTTCGTGCATCATTACGGCCTGACCTTCCAGGTGTTGCACGATCCCAAGGGCACCATCGCCGAGACGTACCAGACGACCGGCGTGCCCGAGACGTTCGTCATCGGACGCGATGGTGTGATCCGCAAGAAGATCATCGGCGCCACGCTCTGGAACACTGCCGCCAATCGCGCGCTGGTGTCCGCCTTGCTCGACGAGCCGGCGCACGCCGAATGA
- a CDS encoding YbbR-like domain-containing protein: MTPLPPSSTPPAPVPSPERTQLGARARSIEQRLASMATARLPLKVAAVFFALVLWLAVSAEEPTEEWVDVRVALVHDSSVSLVDSLPPVQALVVGRGRDLLKLYTTLPVLRRVIDADTSTRITLSLRPGDVDLPSNVDARVRDVRPSAMSLRVRITESRRVPIRSAIELAPDSGLRVVGPPNVEPDSVEVRGPREAVRKLGAVYTERRQIEVHDTITDVLVPVDTAGLRMRVSPPQVRIHVVAAHTGAH, from the coding sequence ATGACGCCCTTGCCGCCGTCGTCCACGCCGCCGGCGCCCGTCCCGTCGCCGGAGCGGACGCAGTTAGGCGCACGCGCGCGGTCCATCGAACAGCGCCTCGCGTCCATGGCCACGGCGCGCTTGCCGCTCAAGGTCGCGGCCGTGTTCTTCGCGCTCGTCCTGTGGCTGGCGGTGAGCGCGGAAGAACCGACTGAAGAATGGGTCGACGTGCGCGTGGCCCTGGTGCACGACTCGAGCGTGAGCCTGGTCGACAGCCTGCCGCCGGTGCAGGCGCTCGTCGTTGGGCGCGGCCGCGATCTGCTCAAGCTGTACACCACGCTGCCCGTCTTGCGCCGCGTCATCGACGCCGATACTTCCACGCGCATTACGCTGTCGCTTCGCCCCGGCGATGTCGACCTGCCGAGCAACGTCGATGCGCGGGTGCGCGACGTGCGGCCGTCGGCGATGAGCCTGCGGGTGCGCATCACCGAATCGCGGCGCGTTCCGATCCGGTCGGCGATCGAGCTCGCGCCCGACAGCGGCCTGCGCGTCGTCGGCCCGCCTAACGTCGAGCCCGACAGCGTGGAGGTGCGCGGCCCGCGCGAAGCCGTGCGCAAGCTCGGCGCGGTGTACACCGAACGGCGCCAGATCGAAGTGCACGACACCATCACCGACGTGCTGGTCCCGGTGGACACCGCCGGACTACGCATGCGCGTGTCGCCGCCGCAGGTTCGGATCCACGTCGTCGCGGCGCATACGGGCGCGCACTGA
- the tsaD gene encoding tRNA (adenosine(37)-N6)-threonylcarbamoyltransferase complex transferase subunit TsaD, translated as MRVLGIETSCDETSAAVVEGGGSDVSLRSLVILSQDAHRVFGGVVPEIASRAHLTALVPVVEHALADAGTSPGALDAVAVTYAPGLVGALLVGLGFGKALAWANRIGAVGVHHMEGHLFAAALEHPDARPPFTALLVSGGHTMLLDVEDWGRYRLLGATRDDAAGEAFDKVAKLLGLPYPGGPHIERLAMGQDTVPNRFRFTRPMLRSNQRPGDPDYYDVSFSGLKTAVLTTVRASDDLERDRADIARGFQDALIDTLVEKASRAVAAFERTRVVLGGGVACNRTLVAAMRDRLAPRGAAIYAPSPRLATDNAAMIARAGLFHAERGDWSPLDLDAAASAPLPGLIET; from the coding sequence ATGCGCGTCCTCGGCATCGAGACGTCGTGCGACGAGACGTCCGCGGCCGTGGTCGAAGGTGGCGGATCCGACGTCTCGCTGCGCTCGTTAGTCATCCTGTCGCAGGACGCGCACCGGGTGTTCGGCGGCGTCGTGCCCGAGATCGCGTCGCGCGCGCACCTCACCGCGCTCGTCCCCGTGGTCGAGCACGCCCTGGCGGACGCAGGCACCTCGCCCGGCGCCCTCGATGCCGTGGCCGTCACCTATGCGCCGGGACTCGTCGGCGCCCTCCTCGTCGGCCTCGGCTTCGGTAAGGCGCTCGCCTGGGCGAACCGCATCGGCGCCGTCGGGGTACACCACATGGAAGGGCACCTGTTCGCCGCCGCGCTCGAGCATCCGGACGCACGTCCGCCGTTCACGGCGCTGCTCGTCTCGGGCGGCCACACGATGCTGCTCGATGTGGAGGACTGGGGCCGCTACCGCCTGCTGGGCGCCACGCGAGACGACGCCGCCGGCGAGGCGTTCGACAAAGTGGCCAAACTCCTCGGCCTTCCGTATCCAGGCGGCCCGCACATCGAACGACTCGCAATGGGGCAGGACACCGTCCCCAACCGCTTTCGATTCACACGGCCCATGCTGCGATCCAACCAGCGCCCCGGCGACCCCGACTACTACGACGTCTCGTTCAGCGGCCTCAAGACCGCAGTGCTCACCACCGTGCGCGCGAGCGACGATCTCGAACGCGATCGCGCCGACATCGCTCGCGGATTCCAGGACGCGCTCATCGATACGCTTGTCGAGAAGGCTTCACGCGCGGTCGCCGCCTTTGAACGGACCCGCGTCGTGTTGGGCGGCGGTGTCGCGTGCAACAGAACGCTCGTGGCGGCGATGCGCGACCGGCTGGCGCCGCGCGGCGCCGCCATCTATGCTCCTAGCCCGCGACTCGCCACCGACAACGCGGCCATGATCGCGCGCGCCGGCCTGTTCCACGCCGAACGCGGCGACTGGTCACCCCTCGACCTCGATGCAGCCGCGTCCGCGCCTCTACCTGGATTGATCGAGACATGA
- a CDS encoding prolipoprotein diacylglyceryl transferase family protein, with amino-acid sequence MIVHHPFAYSIGWFSFTGFGIAVLLAFVIAQIISQRELARRGHNPEPIADLIFAAVFGGLAGAKIYYFFLTGDPRDLISRGGFVFWGGLAGGILAVLLVIKLKHLRVQRIADVAGIAIAAAYAMGRTGCWAVGDDYGRPWHSRFAVAFPQGAPPSTAGDMAAQFHLAIPPGVTPSTVLSVYPTQLFEITLGFIMFLILWRLRDHKHAEGWLFGVYMVLAGIERFLIEFLRAKDDRFFGTLTMAQLIALAAVIAGVIWMRARRSVTERAPGIYATAT; translated from the coding sequence ATGATCGTTCATCACCCGTTCGCCTACTCCATCGGCTGGTTCTCGTTCACGGGATTCGGCATCGCCGTCCTCCTCGCATTCGTGATCGCGCAGATCATCTCGCAACGGGAGCTCGCGCGTCGCGGACACAATCCCGAACCGATCGCCGATCTGATCTTCGCCGCCGTGTTCGGCGGGCTCGCCGGCGCCAAGATCTACTATTTCTTTCTCACCGGCGACCCGCGCGATCTGATCAGCCGCGGCGGGTTCGTCTTTTGGGGCGGTTTGGCTGGCGGCATCCTGGCTGTGCTGCTCGTGATCAAGCTGAAACATCTGCGCGTCCAACGGATCGCCGACGTCGCGGGCATCGCGATCGCCGCCGCGTATGCGATGGGCCGAACTGGCTGTTGGGCAGTGGGAGATGACTACGGTCGCCCATGGCACTCGCGGTTCGCCGTCGCCTTTCCACAAGGGGCGCCGCCGTCCACCGCCGGCGACATGGCCGCCCAATTTCATCTGGCCATCCCGCCCGGGGTGACGCCGTCCACCGTGCTCTCCGTGTATCCCACCCAGCTGTTCGAGATCACGCTCGGCTTCATCATGTTCCTCATCCTCTGGCGGCTGCGCGACCACAAGCACGCTGAGGGGTGGTTGTTCGGTGTGTACATGGTGCTCGCGGGCATCGAGCGCTTCCTCATCGAGTTCTTGCGCGCGAAGGACGATCGATTCTTCGGGACCCTGACGATGGCCCAACTGATCGCGCTCGCGGCCGTAATAGCCGGCGTGATCTGGATGCGCGCGCGCCGCAGCGTGACCGAACGCGCGCCCGGGATTTACGCGACCGCCACTTGA